In Musa acuminata AAA Group cultivar baxijiao chromosome BXJ2-8, Cavendish_Baxijiao_AAA, whole genome shotgun sequence, one genomic interval encodes:
- the LOC135618779 gene encoding uncharacterized protein LOC135618779: MAPILFVIIAFPCTVGAIALAVLHIYRHLLNYTEPTYQRYIVRIIFMVPVYALMSFLSLVLNDRSIYFNSIREVYEAWVIYNFLSLCLAWVGGPGAVVLSLSGRSLKPSWYLMTCCFPSIPLDGRFIRRCKQGGLQFVILKPILVVITFILYAKGKYEDGNFSMDQAYLYITIIYTISYSMALYALALFYVACKDLLQPFNPVPKFIIIKSVVFLTYWQGVLVFLAAKSNLIKNAEEAADLQNFVLCVEMLAAAVGHLYAFPYKEYAGANIGASGGLRGSLFHALKFNDFYHDTVHQFAPTYHDYVLYNNNEGDERARKYRSRTFVPTGQEMDAVRKNKHMYAGKLDDTRLSGVSTSGSSSPVRSTTPQDQADLEVIKSSLLKESAAASAQPYDFSILAATEFSNYPAKVPAVDDSSKR, from the exons ATGGCGCCTATTCTATTTGTCATCATCGCGTTCCCATGTACGGTGGGAGCCATAGCACTGGCGGTGCTTCACATATACAGGCACCTCTTGAATTATACGGAGCCTACCTATCAGCGCTACATAGTTCGCATCATCTTCATGGTGCCG GTCTATGCACTTATGTCATTCTTGTCTCTCGTCCTTAATGATCGTTCAATATATTTTAATTCTATTCGAGAAGT CTATGAGGCTTGGGTCATTTATAACTTCCTTTCGCTCTGCTTGGCTTGGGTGGGAGGTCCAGGTGCAGTGGTCTTGAGTTTAAGTGGACGATCTCTGAAGCCATCATGGTACCTAATGACGTGCTGTTTTCCTTCCATTCCTCTTGATGG ACGTTTTATCAGAAGGTGCAAGCAAGGCGGTTTGCAATTTGTGATCCTGAAGCCTATTCTAGTTGTGATTACCTTCATATTATATGCAAAAGGGAAATATGAAGATGGAAATTTCAGCATGGACCAAGCCTATCTTTACATCACAATAATCTATACTATATCATATTCCATGgcattgtatgctcttgctttgttCTATGTAGCATGCAAAGATTTACTCCAGCCTTTCAACCCAGTTCCAAAGTTCATTATAATCAAATCTGTCGTCTTCCTCACATATTGGCAG GGTGTGTTGGTTTTTCTCGCAGCCAAGTCCAACTTGATAAAGAATGCAGAAGAAGCTGCTGATCTTCAGAACTTTGTGTTGTGTGTTGAGATGCTTGCAGCAGCTGTTGGCCACCTGTATGCATTTCCATACAAGGAATATGCAGGCGCCAACATTGGTGCATCTGGTGGTTTAAGGGGAAGCCTTTTTCATGCTCTGAAGTTCAATGATTTCTACCATGACACGGTTCATCAG TTTGCCCCTACTTATCATGATTATGTACTGTACAACAACAATGAGGGTGATGAGCGAGCAAGAAAGTATCGATCACGGACATTTGTGCCAACCGGACAGGAGATGGATGCTGTGAGAAAGAACAAACACATGTATGCAGGGAAGTTAGATGATACACGGTTGTCTGGTGTCTCCACATCAGGTTCGAGTAGCCCGGTGAGGTCAACCACACCGCAAGACCAAGCAGACTTGGAAGTGATCAAATCTTCATTGCTCAAAGAAAGTGCTGCTGCTTCAGCACAACCATATGATTTTTCAATATTAGCTGCAACTGAATTTTCAAATTACCCTGCCAAGGTTCCTGCAGTTGATGACTCAAGTAAAAGATAA